TTTCATAAGTACGTTGCTCTGCACAGCAATCGAGGAACATATGGCAAAGCTCGATCTCTTGGCCTGGTTTCAGTTGCATCTTCATCAGTTTGTGTGCACATTCTTCATAATCCAGACTTGAATTTATGGTTAGATAAATTGTACGCCTCAACGCAATTAAATTAGTTTCGGTGTTATCGATAATATCACCGGTTGTTGCCTGATCATCATCCTGGTCTCCCTTCGCTGATGCCGAAGAATCTCCAGATTCGCTGTCAGTGTCACTGCCAGAACCAGAACCGTTGTCACTACCACTAGCGTCACTACCCAAAATCTCTTTACTTAGACCTTTATATTTATCCTCATTTGTTTCATATTGATCATCGAATTTAAAAACGTCTGAAACGATGAGAAAGTTGTGtacaatgtttttgtttttggggCGCAAACCACTTATCGAAAGTCAAGGAGAGTATTTCAAATATGCGCAGCCCTTTGCTTGACATGACGTACACATCCGACTGCCACGGGAATGAGTTATTTGACACCTTGAACCTTCGAGGCAGGCTCGGAAGATTCTGAGAAGCATCCTAGGCTACCTGTAGTAGCAGGCTACTTAAATCCCTAGACTGAAGGCTCTTCCCGTGGCAGTTGCGCTAGTACCATATTTGAGCAAGCACTGCTCATTTTGTTACACTCTCCTAAACCTTTGGACTCGTATTACTTACTCAAGACGTCCTCTGGATTTGTAGCCTCATCCAACATTAATAAATGTGTAAATTGATCATCCTCTTCAACCAATTCCAATGATTCTATTACCGATTGATGATCCTTGAAGCCATCTTTACGCACTTGAAATACTACTTCGATCATATATTGAACACGTTTATCCAATTTGCCTTCGTGCAGAATATTTTTCAGCATTTCAAAAATAGCACCAATCCCTTTTGATGATACCTCGGTCAATTTCATGCCACACTCTTTTAGAAAAGCAATTGCCACTTCTACCGAATCATCTGTTGGCGTCTCTACCAATAGTGTAAGTATTTCCAAAGCAAGAATTTCATGTGCTACCCGTTGATTTACTAAATGGGCAATGAAACGTGATGACGATAAACAAACCGCTTTGTCATTGCGGCGAAAGGCGCGTTTGAACTGTATAACCAAACGCTTCAACAACAATTCGCCAATATTCGGAAATTTTGAATTAATTATAGATACAAGAGCTGCATATACGTGGGTAAAGGTGGGAGAAGCAGCTTGTGCTTGTATAATGGAACGACAAAGTAAACCACGACCACGTACAATATTCTCTTTAAGAAGTTCCCGTGTTATAATTGCAATATTATctacatttactttgtttataTAGCCATGAATGGATTTTTTTAGAGCTTCCCAAGCGATACGCTGATATGCAGCAGATGATTTATCTGTTATTTCTGCTTGCATCATCCGCAATTTAGCTGGTGGTATATAAGCACCACCAGTTCGCGATGTTAGTAAATCTACAGTACGACGCTGTCGTTCGCTAATTTTTGCTTCCGGAACACTTACAGTAGCATTATCATTATTAACATGCTTGCTTGCAGTATTGGTAGTACCGTCTTTGTCATCTGCAAGTGCCGCTTGTGGTACAGGTGAATTTTCCGAACTATCTTCACGCCTCCTTTTGTTATGATCTTCATCTTCACGTTGATCTCGTTCTGTGTGGCGACGTTTTCTTTCTTGTTGTCGTCTTGTTATTGATTCTGATCGACGCGATCGTCTGTTATGACGTGATCGTGATCGATTTCTTACGTGACTTCTAGAGCGACTTCGTCGACGGTGCGTCCTTTGGTCACGGGATCTAGAACGAGAGCGTCGTCGCACAGGGCACGATGCACTCTCAtgtttttccttttcattatttttgtCTGTATTCATTGACACAATATATTTTGAAGATGGGTTCGCATCTGTGTCATTTAGCTCCTTACTTGTTTCTGCCTTGTTTGACGACTGTGATCTAGTAGGTGAGGTAGGCGTCTGTAATTATGGAAAAGATGTGGTTAGCAGTATTACATATGGCGTTTAGGCGCATTTTGGACAAACCTGGTGTAAATTTACGGTTTCAATTTCAGAAATACTACTTGAAGCTTTATCATAATCACTACCATGTTTGAAAGAATTTTCTTTAACTTGGCTTATTGCAGCTAAGTTAAAGGAATCTTcttgttttttcttttcgttATGCATTATTGTATCATGTTGGACATCTGTAATCCCAGAAATTCCTTTCATTGAACTCGACGTAACTTTATCTTCTAATACAGTCCCCTTATTTTCTTTCTTTGCTTCATTTAAGGGCCTCGGTTCGATAGCTGGGCTTGAGTTAGTCTAAAAATATAAGATGTATTTAAACGCAAAATTTAGACGACTAGTCAATAAATTAAGACAAACCTGCTGCGAGCTGTCATTTTCTTTTTGGCAAGTTCCTTTTGGAGATTTATCACCACCACTCTTGTCTTTGATATCGTCTTTCAAGCAATTAAGTGATCCTTTTTCTTGTTTATCTGGAATTTTTTCATATTCCCCAGATTTAGAATGACCCCGCAACTCATATTCCTCCAATTCATCATTTATTCTAGATTTATTTGATTCATCCGGATGCTCATATCCGAAACTTCTACTCCCCAGATTTTCGCTGTCAGTGGAAACCTCAGGACGTGTATCAATCCGATCTTTATCAAtatgtttattttgttttgtgtcaAGATTTGCAGGTAAGCAATCGTCTGAGGTTGATTTAGCAGCGTAACCAACACTTTGAGCAGCAGTTGCTGTTGTAGTTTGCTGACCATATTCAGTTGAAGCTAATTCTTTCTCTGCACTAGATTCCGTTGCACTGCTTCCCGTATGGTTTGAGCTTGAAGAACTTGAATCTGACGAGCTTGTGGCGCTACTTGAACCTGAATCGGACTCGCTGTCAGACATTTTCTATTATTAAAAGCGctccaaaaatattaaaatacgcCCTGTaagattttgcaaaattttcacaCTTCTAGCGTTGAATGACAGATGTCGTATAAGTATTTGGCTTCGTGAAAATTGAGATGTGCCCGCTATTATCGACTTATCCCAATCCAACCGCCTTGTTTCCAATGACGATTTCAGCAAACACAACTGTTGATCAGCCGACTACTTTCAGAACCCACTGTTGAGTACTGTTTTGTATATTAGGGTACGCTTAAAGCATTTTTATCACGCGATGTcggtcgtaatcgtccgataaaaatagAAGGCCCTCCCTGCTAATACGATTTCTTTACTAGTGTaaatgtgtaaactatatttcaaaaaactaacaaattacaagaaaaatacaacctagtttaTTAAAAAACGAGCCAGTTGGtacatttggcggccaccgtggtgtgatggtagcgtgccccgcctaccacaccgtatgccctgggttcacaccccgggcaaagcaacatcaaatttttatttatttattttatttatttacagtcttgtagacttaatttcttaaatttctaAAATTACATCAATGAGATCTCTTTATGTTATTGCAATTGATTTTTGTGTTTACATCATTAAATTGTCTAAAAGGCATTGTTTTGCAGTAGTTgaacaataatttcttaaattgatTGCTATTTCGACATTGTTTTATATCATTTGGTAGCTCGTTGTATTCTCTTATTCCAtcgtaatatatatttttttttgtcgaattCCGATCTTACAGCtggcaaatgaaaattgtttctaTTTCTCTTTTGATAAGCATGGACCTCATTATTATATAACACGCGGTCGTTCAAATATGTCGGCAGCTTACCTAGTTTTatattatgtataaattttaaagtgtaaTAAACAGTGAGTTGTTTTACACTCAGTCAATTTAGGCTATTAAGCATTTCATGTA
The DNA window shown above is from Eurosta solidaginis isolate ZX-2024a chromosome 2, ASM4086904v1, whole genome shotgun sequence and carries:
- the ncm gene encoding pre-mRNA-splicing factor CWC22 homolog, producing the protein MSDSESDSGSSSATSSSDSSSSSSNHTGSSATESSAEKELASTEYGQQTTTATAAQSVGYAAKSTSDDCLPANLDTKQNKHIDKDRIDTRPEVSTDSENLGSRSFGYEHPDESNKSRINDELEEYELRGHSKSGEYEKIPDKQEKGSLNCLKDDIKDKSGGDKSPKGTCQKENDSSQQTNSSPAIEPRPLNEAKKENKGTVLEDKVTSSSMKGISGITDVQHDTIMHNEKKKQEDSFNLAAISQVKENSFKHGSDYDKASSSISEIETVNLHQTPTSPTRSQSSNKAETSKELNDTDANPSSKYIVSMNTDKNNEKEKHESASCPVRRRSRSRSRDQRTHRRRSRSRSHVRNRSRSRHNRRSRRSESITRRQQERKRRHTERDQREDEDHNKRRREDSSENSPVPQAALADDKDGTTNTASKHVNNDNATVSVPEAKISERQRRTVDLLTSRTGGAYIPPAKLRMMQAEITDKSSAAYQRIAWEALKKSIHGYINKVNVDNIAIITRELLKENIVRGRGLLCRSIIQAQAASPTFTHVYAALVSIINSKFPNIGELLLKRLVIQFKRAFRRNDKAVCLSSSRFIAHLVNQRVAHEILALEILTLLVETPTDDSVEVAIAFLKECGMKLTEVSSKGIGAIFEMLKNILHEGKLDKRVQYMIEVVFQVRKDGFKDHQSVIESLELVEEDDQFTHLLMLDEATNPEDVLNVFKFDDQYETNEDKYKGLSKEILGSDASGSDNGSGSGSDTDSESGDSSASAKGDQDDDQATTGDIIDNTETNLIALRRTIYLTINSSLDYEECAHKLMKMQLKPGQEIELCHMFLDCCAEQRTYEKFYGLLAQRFCAINKMYIEPFEEIFTDTYQTTHRLDTNRLRNVSKFFAHLLFTDAIGWDVLECIKLNEDDTTSSSRIFIKILFQELAEYMGLGKLNSKLKDDVLTESLAGLFPKDNPRNTRFAINFFTSIGLGGLTDELRQFLKNAPKSVPAINVEILANKPAVISSSASSSSSSSSSSEESSSSTESSSSSSDTTSESSDSEGEQRKRRKRHQKDYGKKRNTKKVSRKEHDVKKKNKTKEGKSKRNISGNSKEPSDESSGVDSSSYNDGAKRKSNKQKKVQKRKGAHAEKTKKSSKEKKDDSEKLKNQRRKNNSDDERKKHGLQRDSDPHEQRSRRKDNSPAIKRTEKRQKGGRNFREKTQDRDISANRKDRKDRKDRKECTNRNNRTDNEHRVQRSRSKIRDRDRKGRNHFENSSIRSTRKTSKERG